The following nucleotide sequence is from Photobacterium gaetbulicola Gung47.
CTAAATAAGCCCAGCGCGTCCAACCCAAACATACGTGACATCACCGCACCAGACTTGGTTCGGCTCCGTCACGGCGAACTGGCGGTCTAATTTATTAGCTACTTCAACGTGTTCTTGAGTAGCTTTCTTGTAAGCATGCTTAGGCAACTGACAACTCACTAAGCCAAGATTTTTCATTAACTTACTAGCACGATAACGGCTCAGTGGTATTCCTTTTGCCGTAACGATCTCTGCGATAGTTCGAGCCCCCGCAGAGCCATTACTGATGCGGTACGCGGCTTTAACTTCGCTACATAACTCGACGAAATCAGAATTAATCGCCTTGGGGCGGCCAGACCAATATTTGTAACTGCTTCGATGGATGCTGAACACATCACAAAGTGTAGATACACTGTGGCTCTGCTTGAGCTTCTCGACTAGCGAGAATTGTTCAGCGAGTCGGACATCAAGAGAGCTGTAGCCTTTTTTAATATTTCATTATGTTCTTCGAGGCGAGCCAGTTTCTTCTTTAACTCACGGATCTCGATTTGTTCTTGCGTCATCGGGGAAGCTTTAGGTGAAACTCCTTGCCGCTCTTCTTTGAGTTGGCGAACCCACTTAT
It contains:
- a CDS encoding putative transposase IS3/IS911 family protein (COG2801); translation: MFSIHRSSYKYWSGRPKAINSDFVELCSEVKAAYRISNGSAGARTIAEIVTAKGIPLSRYRASKLMKNLGLVSCQLPKHAYKKATQEHVEVANKLDRQFAVTEPNQVWCGDVTYVWVGRAGLI
- a CDS encoding ISVch4 transposase, OrfA (COG2963), with product MTKRSRRTFSPEFKLEAAQLVLDQGYSVAEAAKAMNVGKSTMDKWVRQLKEERQGVSPKASPMTQEQIEIRELKKKLARLEEHNEILKKATALLMSDSLNNSR